The Rosa rugosa chromosome 3, drRosRugo1.1, whole genome shotgun sequence sequence CTACTTGTACTAGCCCTGTAACAAAAACAGACTCAAAAAGCTGGTTGATAATAAACCAACTAAATAGCACGCCAGTGCGGCCACCACTTGGACTGAAAATAAGACTGATAGGAGACCAACATCAGCATGAGCCCCAGGAACAAACTAACCCCCCAAGGCGACGCGCCGGACTGAGCATTCACCACCTTCTCATTCGTCGTCGGACTCATAAACCTCCCATACTTGGTCATGTAGTAGGCCAGGAATATCAATATCATAGGCAAAAACAAGAGAAAAAGATTGAAACTAGCTTGGGTCTTATACATCTGGGCCCTGTAATTTGAGTAGGACGAAAGGTACAATAACAACACGACTATCCCAACTAGGGCAATCAGAGGAGAAGGAGGTACAGACATGGAGGCTAGGGTTTGCTCTCTCCAGCCTAGCTTCCCTGATCCCTTTCTTTCAATCACAGAGGACTCCATTAGAAacgaagtatatatatatatatatatatatatctctcaaCTTCTATAATTCAGGCTTAATTTTCTCCTAGTGTTAAATGTGACTTGAGGTGGTGTAGTATATATAGTAGAGAGAGTTGGTCGTGCTGGGAAATAGAGCTTTAGCTTCTTGTGTTAGTCTCATATATTATATCTATCTGCTTTGGCATAAGTTCTGTTTTTGAAAACTCTATCCACAACCGCCCTTTCCGTTCAATTTTCTTTGGACATATGCCCTCCGAGTAAAGATTGATACGAAAATGAGATTAGACTGTGTCAAATATAGAAATGACGCGTACACAGGAAAGGAATGAATATATTCTTATTTCTCGGTTGCAGATCTTCAAGGAAAGTTTGGATATGCTGTTATTTGCTGTGATGCAAAACCAATCAATGACTTTGGGTATATACCCATTATGGAAATCTTGAGAATGAGGAAAGATCATCTCAGTTAACTGTTGCTACAATTTTATCTTGTAAATTAGGAATGATAATGGGGAGGGTCGGAACGGGAGACAACAAACTTAAATGTTATAAAATGTTGAGATGGGAAATGAAGTCCATcttgtcccaaaaaaaaaaaaaaaatttcatcttTGTTCCACCACTGTTATTATATATTTAGATTTCCTGACCTCATGTTTTTTGGGATTAGGTTCTTAAATCTGCCTAAAGTCGAttaaaataaatttataataaCTCAATACACAAACTACAAAATTATTGTCAGATGACGATATATATAACGTATAGTGTGGATAAATATCGAGTAAAATCATAGAAATTTTTTAATGAAGAATACAATGATCAAAATGAAAATTGTAGCGCTTCGAGAGGGCTTGTCCCACCTTTCTCTCATGACCTTTCAATCTCTAATTGTTGAAGGGGATTTCAAACTTCTTATTGATGCTCTCAATAACCGTATCTCAATCCCTTAAAAAATACAGTTTTGCTATCCAAGAAATTAAAGGGTGGCTCGTTTTGCTTCCATCTCCATTTGTCATATTTGGTTAGAAGTCAATTTCTTAGCTGGTAGTCTAACTAATTCAAGTCActcttctctctccctctccctttGGTTTTCTCAGCCTCCTTATCTTTGAGCACCGTCTTCCAGTTTGATCTATTTGGAGGTGGTTGTGCTCCTGATTTTGGTCTATAAGTTTCTTTTGTTGCATAAAAAAAAgggataatgataaaaaaaggtcattttgaagtgccttattataattcaaacAGCACAAATGTCCcgatgataattaaggtcacatgTTCACGTTCTACCACTGTACttcaatttaattacaaaactgccaCCGTCAGTTTTCTCTGGCGGTTTGTAAGAGGTAGACTAAAACGGCACTATTGTTTCGTCTTCTCCACATTACTTCGGAAATTCAAACCTCAAAAAACCGCTCAAACCTACTCCGAAATAGAGAAATATTAATCTCCGGCGGCCACATTCTTAGACACATACCTTCTCCGACGACTGTTTTGCTCAACGGTGAAGCAGCGCCGACTCTGAAAAGTACTTCACagaaaaagccccaaattttagggatttgaagaattgcagaactcgaatcgtctacctcgaccgggtaatctttcagccttgattctcagaaacttctcttacttaatttcgagtcattgatatagtatttagttttggaattataagtcgaatataatataattatttctgcatttgattctgaaacaaaacaattcgattcaaagttttggtttgagtgaagatttaaagcttttttgagtggagatgatcaatgattgtcttcaaattttagtttgatgctgtaacatagccagtgacataggctactgactgggtatcatttgattttggagggactctgtttccattttggtgtgatttgatacagagacatggacagtaacataacaatttatatggagataatgactgtgtgtcatgctgtttaggctttaggctttacttgaatggaaattctgctagtgcaaatacatattttataggctcagataatgaaactggccagtgaggtcactggccaggtcgctAGACAAGTCAAAGGCCAGATAAGTCACTGGAAAATGCCAACTCATTGGCAACGTGTGTTAAACTCCTGTcaatgatcatgtaactgatcatgtaactggccatgtaacttacaatgcatGCAACttatcatgtcactgaccatgtaattgACGTTGTAACTTACAACatatgtaactggccaagtaactgatcatgtaactgacgttgtcaTTGAAATGagctgtaactgaccatgtaactgatcatgtaacttacaatatatgtatctggccaagtaactgactacgtaactgattatgtaactgcaaactcaatgctaaccttcttattttttcaacagaatttaaacatcagaaatggcaagaacaaaaagaaaagaaagggaaccaagcgatgatgacgaagactaccaagaggtggaatcagaagatgaagaacacgatcgaacgatacacagaaagaagaattcgaagaagagcttgaagaaatcaaaaaaaaggagacaggaagaaacagaagaagaagaaccatcacTGAAGCAGATTCTCAAGAAGAGcttgaaatcaaaaaaaaaaaagacaggaagaaacagaagaagaagaaaaagtagaacaatcaccaaacaagggttcctctttggtgctatttcaaaaaactgaagcagcaccaaagaggaagagaaatgtgaaaccaggacatgtgcagtacaggtgcacattaataagtttcttgaacacaattaaagataacaagaagaatctcagtgcaagaacattagatttgctcaggcagtcaccatttggaaatattgtcgatgcattccatggtggctacatagaggagaagtcagccaagaaatctgatgatttcattacactcctcctgcaggcctacgaccatgaaactgacctcttcttctttggaaagaagaaattcaggatctcgacaagagatatttcaaagatcctaggaatgccagaaaaaggtgacttggtcccaaagacttctgagggtgcatatcagtccgactttgtccagcagtttttttcaaacacagcgagaattaacaagaaagccgtggagaaagctctgcaagatgcgctgaaagacaatccaacaacagaggatgggattgagaagaaggacaaaaatgtggcaagattaatcttgctggacttgtccatcaagtttatgttcccaaacgcaggaggaacaatttcatgggactacgtcaaagcctgcgaaaatttggataagatcggatcttatgactgggcaagggaagttggaagcttcttaaaaaagtctataaagactttgaaaaagaaaaaggagtcaaGCAGCCCATATGGTAATACGGGGGGCTGCGTTCTGATAATACTGGTAAGTTACTGTCAGACTGagatgtaactggtcaagtcactaatCAAGACAAACTGCATGTCATTCGTCAAGTCactatgactaatttttttttgttttttgtgcaagcagtactggttctgtcaaaagactggaaaaatcaagccaatatctggaagggagaacgaagatcatgggatgagaaaatgggacatccagaagctgatacaaaattggacaagttttaacagcttgaaaaaactagaggtattttcttctctgtcaaagtagttgtcactggccaagtaactatcTTGGTTAAAAGTCACCGATTAAGTCACTATCACACTGCATGTCAATGGCCAATTCACACTTCATGTCACTGGCCTTCATAACTGTTGTAAACATGTCATTGCTCATGTCACATAGCATGTCACTGACATATTGAATATGtttctttcagaaaatctttgaaaacctgaaggaggatagagaggaatcagaatccgaggaagaggagaatagatcagatgaagcaaagacagttccggaaggagaggaaaaaggaactgatgatcagaattgtgaaaacaaagaagataacctacaagttgaggtggctgaacaggaaacaacttcagaaaaaaacaagtgggagaaagagcttcagaaaaaggaggaggagataagaTATATCACTGTGGAGAAAGATAATTTAAAGACAAAACTGAACGAAAAGGAACAGGAACTAAGGAAAATCACGGAGGACATGATGAATCTGGAGGAACGAAATGCTACACTTGTGACCGACAATTTCTGCCTTGCATCATcggtgaaggagttagagataaaattgaaggaattggagCAAATGTTGAACCAAAAGACTCACACCTCAACAGCACCTCAGCAGCACAGCTCCCCACCACCTACCtctgcagaagaaaaaaatgaatcaaatggTGCTGCATCTAAGGCTGCTGAAAACGCAGAAAATAAAGATCAATCGACTGTTGAGGAAGCTCAGTCCCATGGCATCTGCACAGTCGAAGAatgtgcagcagcagcagcagctcaatctccacctcactgcacagtgcaagaagaaactcaatcgACAACTCCATCGCAAAAGGACTCACTGTTCCAGAGCCCCACAGTCTGCATGCTCACAgtcgaagaaatggaaaaacaaccTGACATGTTTCAGATAGTAAAAAGTCTTGTAGCTGCGCGTGGCCTTCCTCTTTGTACGTTGAGCCCAGAGAAAGAGCAGAAGACACCAGAGGAGAACAAAAAAGGAGAGTTAACAATGCGCCTTACAGAGCAACATTCTGGTGAAACTGTATCATCAATGGGTCTCTACTCTTACGTTGTGAGATTAAAGAATAGGAGAAGAATACAGAAAAAGGACAACATTTACTGGTGGGGGGATGTGAAAGCAAAAcgaaagaagaaagcaaaggagattgaagagagattgaaagaggctgaaaagaaagaaaaagaagaaaaagaaaatgagatgAAGGCCTCACTGCCAGATGCTGAACGTAAAAGGCTAGAACAGATGGTAGCACAACAGAAGTTGGATGATGTACCAGAGGATGTTCGGGAAGCAATAAGACAGATGGACGCTGCAGAAAATGCACAAATCAATAAAGAGCAAGAAGAGAAGCAGCTACCTCCTGAGGTCGTAAACTGGGAGGAGAGCAAAGTATACAATTTTATGGACCAGGACACCAAGAGGAGAGTCCAGAAATATTggcaaaatgcaccatcagggtaatactttaattaagtcaaaattctattttaaacttattgtcactggccaagtaactgtttatgtaactatcaaagtaactggccaagacgaaagttctattttaaacttattgtcactggccaagtcactgtccatgtaactgacaaagtaactggccaagtaaagtcgctggccaagtcactgtccatgtaactgTGGAAGTAACTGGCCAGGCCAAGTCATTGGCCATGTGATTGTTAAATAAACGACATCACTATCTATGTTACTTACACTATTCATTCTTTGCAGAGTATACTTCTGGGATGGAAGACAGTATGGAGCACAAGTTTCAAGACAGGATTTAAAAGACATGATCATGGACGAACCGATAGCAAGCAATTGCATCGAATGTTATGGAATTCTCTTGACTGATCAGCTGTTGGAGAAAGAATCACAAGGCTTGGATGTCCCAACTTTTATGAATCCCTTGTGCTGGGTAAGTAGTGGAACGATTATCAATCTACAATCAAAGCAAATGATTCTTAATTGATAATaacttgtcttctttttttcttacaaacagaattctgcagaaaatttgacGGTGTATTATGTACATCTGTACCTATGCGAACCACTGTTCCAGAATCTGGCAAGATCCAACTATATATTGTTCCCAATCTCACATGAATCAGGATTTCATCATACACTGCTCATTTTTGACAAGGAATTAAAGAACTGGTACCACTGTGATTCAAAAAGACCGAAAAAATCATCAACtagaaaatcctttaaaaatgtACAAAAAATGGTATGGAACACTTTCGTCAtactaatttcatatatttaatttaagcaGAAAGCATATTATTGATTATGTTGCGATGTTGGAAATGCAGGTTGACATGGTAGAACTTTGGATGACAGCAGTAAAAGAACAAGCCGATGACATGCTGGAACAGGGATGCagaatgaaatttgatgaaaagaacagttcagaagaagaactgaaaatgATGGAAGTTCCATTGACTGAAACCGAGAGAGAAAGCATAAAGTGGATCAAGAATAACTATAAAACAAAAATGGCAGTGACAGAACTCAAAGACAACCCTCAGCAAGGAGAAGATTCGTAAGTACACAGCTCTTTAAAAATGTCAATATAATCATTATAAAGTTCAAattcatttacttcaatttttatatgatgaacagattggattgcggactttttgtaatgtacacaatggagaaaatttcaaaaaaaggGAGAGTTCCAAAGAAGCTCACAAAGGATGATATTTTGAAGTTTAGAGCTCATGTTGTAAAGTCATTTGCAGAAAGTAGGCACAGCTGGAACTCAACACATGAAGAATCgtagaaatttgtttgtttagttcagcAAATATACTTGTATGGATCTTTTTATTCAAGTTTAATGCATCTTCTGAATTCATAGGGcaagtcactgactatgtaaatATGAAAGACGCATATAATTGAAAGTGTCATTGTTAAATTCACTACTGCCCATTATGTAACTgcttaagtcactggccaagtaaaaagaaaactgaatgtcagtggccaagtcactaggcaagttactgtaaaactcaagtaactgaccaagtcactgataatgtagctgaccatgtaactgaccatgtaacttaccatatatgtaactgaccatgtaactgaacatgtaactaagcatgtagctgaatatgtaactggacaaaaaacattaaaactatAAGTCACTAGAGAAGTCACAGCCATAATGATATTCCTATTTCagtttgcagcgtgccgctgcaccgcaacggcagcgttccgctgccaattaataaaccaaagttgttgtagctacttcattttttaattttcattaatatttgcagcgtgccgctgcaccacaacggcagcgttccgctgccaatGACCAAATCTATATGCAGTAATCCAACTACAAGTCATAGAACAAGTCACCGACAAGAtaactaaaaactaatgtcaatggacaagtaaattagtttacaaatggttatgtcactgtacatgtaactattaaaaacctgtagacacaaagaatactgaaggatttataaaagaagaaagcagaaaaactgtctcatagtcaaaaaaaaaaattccaatgagtaagcaccttacaagcacttcttatcatttattgaaaaaaatgaaaaatcaaaacaaatattcaaactgtattggagtcacttgctatgtcacttgccatgtcactgttaaaggcatgtaggcagaattgaacctatatcggagctgtacaactctttctgttgtgaccatcacattttccacacctaccacacttgatcaccctggttttctcgctcctttttctgaacctcttctttctagGCCTTCCCGGTGGTCTTCTAGTCAAAGGCGGCTGCAAGATCACCGCATCTCTACCAAAATCATGCACTTGCTTCGAAATAGAGGGAAGAGGATTAATTGGGAAAGAATAAGTTTCTCGATATTTATCCACCTTGTACAGCTCATTGACATACAAATATGGGGAAGAACCATGTTGTTGGATCACTACAAGTGCATGGGAACATGGGAAGCCATACAGCTGCCATTCTCCACACGAACAAAACCGAGTTTCCAAATTTACCATGCTATTGTACTTCTGGCAGTGAACTTCATACACATAGGTATCAGACCTGCTCACTCTCCAATGCCTTCCGACTTCCAAATTGTCCTTCAGCTTCTTTTCAATCACTGAGCACAACTCAGACAATCATTCATGAGCATCCTGCTTCCGAGCAGCAATTGAAGCCATGGACTTCACTCTAATGCCATCATTAATATCAAGAATAGGAAGACTCTTCAAAGGCAACacccaattattgaaagactcagccaagttatttgtcatttcaccaaatctttcaccattaaagtaagccatacaccagttctccttgggaagatcctccagaaattgagcaactatgtccccgccttcactcctcaagatttccatgttgaactcatacatctccggtgtgcgagaataagcacaacacataaacaagtaaggaatccgatccttgaggtaagatccagctggaaatttgtcagaaaggttagacatcaggtgtctaaaacaaaacccatgtggattattaggaaacactctagggaaagcactaacaagcccaacatgacgatcagaaatgaatgtcaccctcctcatagggtgttttgcaaactcttcagccaaaacctcaagaaaaaatctccaattactctcattttcagaatccacaatagcataagcaactggatacaagcctgaacagaaaaacaaaataatgtcaCTGCCATGTAACTGttaatgtcactgaccatgtcgctgacataactgcaaattacttgacagtgacatggccagagaCATGTCATTCAAATCACTGAACATTTGGGTCATTggacatgtaactgtcaatgaacatgtaagtgaccatgtcagtagctatgtaactaaccatgtcacttacattacaaaaaaaaaaaacaagacatggcagcaaatagaaaacaagaaaaataaaaaactacaagtaatgaaggagattcaaccttgattggcatcctttgccgatgcagcaataatctgccccttgtacttgttggtgatgaaggtagcatcaatgaaaagaataggtctacaagattgaaaacccttcatccatgcaccatagctcacaaacatacgctgaaacctgtgtgtttctcgatgaaactcaaccactatcctagagtcggggtttgacttcataacagactcactgaaccaaagtagctgagcataagactcagcttcatcaccatgtagggctgtttttgccaactccgtaccataccaaactgtacgataagcaacatccaaaccataatcactcttgatctcatcagctatatcaattggcttttcgtttggattggcacgaatcttatcaagcacaatagacttgacaaccttggatcccatcATCTTACTCTTCTGCAAACGAATCACACCATGACAAGTGTGAACATTAACCAACCTTTTAATCATAAAGAAACCATTAGCCCTACATAAATAAGCCTTCACCAGCCAATTGCAGCCTTGAGAATGTTTCTT is a genomic window containing:
- the LOC133738816 gene encoding uncharacterized protein LOC133738816 — translated: MESSVIERKGSGKLGWREQTLASMSVPPSPLIALVGIVVLLLYLSSYSNYRAQMYKTQASFNLFLLFLPMILIFLAYYMTKYGRFMSPTTNEKVVNAQSGASPWGVSLFLGLMLMLVSYQSYFQSKWWPHWRAI
- the LOC133737933 gene encoding uncharacterized protein LOC133737933 codes for the protein MKASLPDAERKRLEQMVAQQKLDDVPEDVREAIRQMDAAENAQINKEQEEKQLPPEVVNWEESKVYNFMDQDTKRRVQKYWQNAPSGVYFWDGRQYGAQVSRQDLKDMIMDEPIASNCIECYGILLTDQLLEKESQGLDVPTFMNPLCWNSAENLTVYYVHLYLCEPLFQNLARSNYILFPISHESGFHHTLLIFDKELKNWYHCDSKRPKKSSTRKSFKNVQKMVDMVELWMTAVKEQADDMLEQGCRMKFDEKNSSEEELKMMEVPLTETERESIKWIKNNYKTKMAVTELKDNPQQGEDSLDCGLFVMYTMEKISKKGRVPKKLTKDDILKFRAHVVKSFAESRHSWNSTHEES
- the LOC133737934 gene encoding uncharacterized protein LOC133737934, which encodes MDTSYVVKFIYSGEAATVPLLHNWSFVDLCNSIRSRFPDLIQGNFMLSESVVSNTVCEDSSTMLEENDYLGCYRAEAPKSYMTKGWESYIHSEGQKFEGGVVEFRDKLRKYAIEIGFSYEFVRNDKVCVIAQCSKKHSQGCNWLVKAYLCRANGFFMIKRLVNVHTCHGVIRLQKSKMMGSKVVKSIVLDKIRANPNEKPIDIADEIKSDYGLDVAYRTVWYGTELAKTALHGDEAESYAQLLWFSESVMKSNPDSRIVVEFHRETHRFQRMFVSYGAWMKGFQSCRPILFIDATFITNKYKGQIIAASAKDANQGLYPVAYAIVDSENESNWRFFLEVLAEEFAKHPMRRVTFISDRHVGLVSAFPRVFPNNPHGFCFRHLMSNLSDKFPAGSYLKDRIPYLFMCCAYSRTPEMYEFNMEILRSEGGDIVAQFLEDLPKENWCMAYFNGERFGEMTNNLAESFNNWVLPLKSLPILDINDGIRVKSMASIAARKQDAHE